A genomic segment from Aspergillus puulaauensis MK2 DNA, chromosome 1, nearly complete sequence encodes:
- a CDS encoding polyamine acetyltransferase (COG:K;~EggNog:ENOG410PJFM;~InterPro:IPR000182,IPR016181;~PFAM:PF13673,PF13508,PF00583;~go_function: GO:0008080 - N-acetyltransferase activity [Evidence IEA]): MSDQSHHQIPDHPINGLKPLSNSDEFSLPITGSDLSRAEAYDHPDAFMANGLPLEADGDDDDEEVDEDYVAVDHDDLNEYPYWFRRPPVHQPSKLDDLHPFVQVLTESNVDDCVTVEEAFPEQERCSRDKFSYRLGRCPELCLGLFTLPILEEDQLKPRPTLVGHVIATRTSNSRVTDKSMELPADWKTERSTVVDGETVGHDEYGSSIAIHSVAVLREHQGKQVGSTLMKAYIQRIREAAIADRIVIIVHDHLIPFYESFGFENRGQSKCQFGGGGWTDMTLEFNE; the protein is encoded by the exons ATGTCGGACCAGTCACATCACCAGATCCCCGACCACCCCATCAACGGTCTTAAACCCTTATCCAACAGCGACGAATTTTCTTTGCCTATCACCGGCAGCGATCTGTCGCGCGCAGAAGCATATGACCACCCAGACGCGTTCATGGCGAACGGTCTCCCGCTAGAGGCCGatggagacgacgacgacgaagaggtcgacgaggactATGTCGCCGTTGACCATGACGATCTCAACGAATACCCATACTGGTTCCGCCGTCCACCTGTGCATCAGCCTTCAAAGCTAGACGACCTGCACCCCTTCGTACAGGTCTTGACGGAGTCGAACGTGGATGACTGTGTTACTGTAGAAGAGGCATTCCCCGAACAGGAGCGCTGTTCCCGCGATAAA TTTTCCTATCGTCTTGGAAGATGCCCCGAGCTCTGCCTCGGCTTGTTCACCCTTCCGATtctcgaagaagaccagctTAAACCTCGCCCAACTCTCGTCGGACATGTTATCGCCACCAGGACTTCCAACTCCCGTGTGACGGATAAATCTATGGAACTACCGGCCGACTGGAAAACCGAGCGCTCAACAGTGGTCGACGGGGAGACCGTTGGCCACGACGAGTACGGAAGCTCGATCGCAATCCACTCTGTAGCAGTCTTGCGCGAGCACCAAGGAAAGCAGGTCGGGAGTACACTGATGAAGGCTTATATCCAAAGAATCCGGGAGGCAGCTATTGCAGATCGCATTGTGATCATTGTGCACGATCACCTCATACCGTTTTACGAGTCCTTTGGCTTTGAGAACCGGGGCCAAAGCAAATGCCagtttggtggtggtggttggaCAGATATG ACACTGGAATTCAATGAGTGA